The nucleotide sequence atttggTTGGATTGCTTATGACCTGACGTGGAAGTACCATTGGCAAGTGCATCAATAGAAGATTTGCTTGATTTTCCTTCAGGTAGTTTTATCTTTTCAAAGACATCATCGGTATCACTAGAACCATCAGAGGCAGTCTTGTGATGCTTCTTGCCAGTTGGTTCACCCTTGCTGTTGAACGTGTTTTCAGAGTCATCAGTTGGCAACGCAGGTACTTTTGATTCAGGTCTGGCTGATTTACTGTATCTCCTAGTGGTTGAAGCTCGCGATACACGCTTGTTAGATGAATCATAGTATGAATATCTTTTATCTGCCAAATGTTGATCAAAGTCAATTACCGAATGACCGTCATTAAGctcaccatcttcatcttcctctGGCAATCCAGCTTTATCCAACCTATCAGCAAAACTAGTCCTCAATGGTGGTATTGGAGGTTCATCATCCTTATCAGGCACATGTGATTCAATAATAGAATTCAAATCACGATAAGATTCCTTGGTGGAGTACATGGACAACACTGATAGCCTTTTGTTAGAATTGGAGAAATGCCTAGACTTTCTCGTCACATTCGGTATCTTGACACCGCTGATTAAAGTCTTTTGTTCATTGTTACCAGCAATCTTGTTGAGACTCTTTTGGCTGTTGAGTAATCTTGATTTTCTAATCTCAGACATGTACTCATCACTCAagtttgaatcaacaacgTCAGGCTCAGGCAATTCGAAATCTTCATGTTCATCATAATAGCTATCCTTTGATGGCCTTCTTTTGCCTGTATTGTTTCCATCATCTTCGACAATATCGTCCATAACAGAAACCATTGACTCTCTAttgatcttcttcttggtCTTgacttcttcatctttctttttgctaCCCTTCCATTCGTTCTCCAATGCATCTTGTGCTCTTTCAATCTTCTCGTTATGGTGGGCTTGCCAAAGTGGATCAAGTCTGGATACTGGTCTCCTAGTTAATATCGGAGTATGTGTTCTTCTCTTCACCGGTTGACTTGCtgatcttcttttcaattgttcaacatcTTCCATAGTAAGGTCATCAGATTTAGCTTGTCCTTCAGATAAAGCACGCAAGGCTCCCATATGCTTCGATTGACGTTTAGGTTGAGTAATTTCTTGCTCATTAATAGATTCCATTTGTGAATCTTGTTGTTCGTCATCCTCCTTGACAATAATACTGAGCTTTCTTGAACTGAGCAAAGACCTTCTTTTCAgtcttctctttttcttttccaattcctttCTGGCCTTCAATTCAGCTTCGTGTTTTTTACGCTCAATTTCCATCAACCTTTCATACTCTCTAGCTTCCAACTCGTCTGGATCAAccaactcttcatcttctttatTGTAATcttcttgattgaaaattttatcaCACAATGCAGCAAAAGCTGCTGAAGTTCtctttgtttgtttatcCACGTATTCCCAATCATCTTCACCAGCAAGTTTGGTGTAAACGGACAACATTTTCATGGTTATAGAATTTCTCTTTAATCCAGCCGTCATTGAAGCACGTATGGACTTTCTCTTTGACAACCTCTTACTATTATTATTGGTATTCTTGTTCACCATTGATGACCTCTTGGAAGTTGGTGCTTTAGCCGATTGCAATAAATTAGGTGATTCGTCAACAACCGGATTTTCAGCCAATTTTGGCAAAGCTGTGGTCTTGTCATTATAATAGGAATCCTTTGAAGGTAATGGTGGTGCCACTGACTGGGTGCTTTGAGATTTAACAATGTCATCGTAAATATTACGAGGTGTAGCTTTAATATTAGATGATGGAGGCTGTTTTGATTTAGTCTTGGTTGGTGAGCCAGATGGAGAACGAGCAAAAGATTGTCTCTTTTTGACAACTTTTCTAGGAGAATTGTTAACTGACGATGCTGCAGATAGCCTTGCATGAGCGATTCTGTTATTGCTCGTATTGCTTCCACTTGAACCAAATCCATTCTTGTATTGAAATGAAGTTGGCCTTGATACACTGATTTGACTAGTACGCTTTCTACCAGCTGGTGATCTTCCTATTGACGCGCTCCTGCTAATCTTATTGTCAAAGCTGGTGGATTTTGTAGGAGGTTGCTGGTCATTACTTGAATGTCTATATCTCAAAAGCAAAGCGTAAAATGTCTTTTCCGGATTTGGACCATTCAGTAAAAGGCATTTTATAATATCTTGTTCTGATCTATCATTCCACAAGATAGATAAATTGGacaaaatttgtttatcaatatTCTTCACCGATCCAAGTGATTTATGGGCGGTTTCTGGGTGTGGTAATGATTTCTCACTAATCAAgtcttcatttgaaattgggtACTTAGTCAACAATGGATGTTTTAAGATGTTTTCTGTGGTGATTCTCTTGATTGGATCAACTTCCAACATTTTCATGATTAGATCTTGTGCTTCTCTACTAATCTCGTCCGCAGGCATTTCATAACTACCAGCTTGAACTTTAAGCAATAGATTACgaatattttcatcatcaaatggtAACCTCCCTGTCAACAAGGCAAATAAAATAACCCCACAAGACCAAACATCGGAAGCAGCTCCATGGTATTTTAGTCCACTAACAATTTCAGGAGCAGCGTAATGAGGTGACCCACAAGAAGTTTCGAGCAACTTACCATTACTTTCCAATGCAGCCATACCGAAATCCGCCAATTTGACATTCAATTGAGCATCcaataataaattttcCGGTTTTAAATCCCGATGACAGATACCCAATGCATGGCAATAAGCAGTACCAAGAACTATTTGACGGAAATATTTGATAGCCTCTGGTTCCTGTAAAGGGCCCAATTCAACTAACAAGTCAAAAAGCTCACCACCTTCAACGTATTCCAATACCAAATAAAGAGCTTTAGAAGTTTCCCATACATCATATAATCTAAGCACATTGGGATGCGTAAGAAGCTTCATTATGATAATTTCTCGCTCTATACCATATGGTAAACCTTcaccattgttgttgttggctGTAGTAGTGGCACCAccatcttcttcctcctcttcttcttctcttaGTTCTGATTTAGAAACTACCTTGACTGCTGCTTTTTGTCCAGTAGATTGATGTGTTGCTAACAATACTCTTCCAGTAGCCCCTCTTCCTAAAGTTTTACCCAATTTCCATGGTCCAATTGATTGTGGATGGTTGTGGTGGGCTGTAGTAGAAGCAATGGACGAACTAATAGAGGCCAGCCTTGAATGAGACATGATTATATAAGATAAGCAGTGGTTGCGTTGAGCTGTGTTGTatatgaaaaagaaagtatAGTAGTTAGTTAAAGGGTTGTGTTGTGGTGGATTGTGGAGTGTGGTAGTAGTGGTATACTCTGCTAGTtataaagaagaagtagTAGTATTGGTTTGGTATAAATCTATCAAGAGgtttggttgtaaaaattTCACTCAAAGTAACAAATGAGTCTATTTTTAATTAATTAATAAATTAATTAATTGGCAAATAGCAGACCTGTGTATATGTGTAGTACTACCACCACTCTTGCGTTGTAGATTGATAGATGAATGGATGGATGGATGGCTTGTGTGTTTATTCCTATTTAATACAAAATACCAGAATCCaccaaaaaacaaaataaaaaataaaaaaattttaatttcaatttagaCGCGTTCTCGTTATACAACAGTAGTACAATAGTAGTACAAGGGTGGTACATATATAATGTCAATATTAGGAAACCCTGCATAtaacaaaaataaattgtgATGTAAAACtacttttttcaactctaCGCGTGCCAATTACCCCTTTCGATTAACTCATACATAACATACACAACATACACAACATACACAACATATGTAAATAATAATACACAATCAATAATTTAACTACTTTAGGAATAATTAAACATACTAATTGTGTAATTATAGACGAAGGACAAGGCTACACTGCACTAGACTGCACTGGGCTAGACCCGTAGATAGAAAACAACACTATACGTTTTACATCCACCGGTAACAAAAAACAAGTAACAAGAATTCACAAGCCGTTTGCTGTCATGTGGacttttgttcttttgttatGTGTTTACATACTCagctcttctttttctttgtgtGCATAGACACTGTACCTAGAATTGGTCACATCATTTTCTACCGACGAGGGTTTTCTCGATGTTCATGTATTCTGATTGTGTTCAACAAGTGTGATATACCAACGTGTGAACTTTGAGGACGACGCAAAATTTACCAGGTTGCTATACTGGTGCTACAAGGACGGaaatattttttgcaaGAGGTCACGTGGATTTGAGAAACGTTTTTACGGCAACTTGgtttgcaaaatttaaTTTGATCGACAAACCCCACCTTTCTTCAATCTCCGAGCGATTAAAGAGGGATAGTACTTATTATACCATAAATTTGGTTAATCATCTGCCGGAATATTTACGTTTTTTAGTATAAAGTTGTGATAAGCCAATACTACCAATACTAATTATATATAGATATGCTTTGATCGCAGGACGATATATTGCTTTCTAATGAATACACAAGtgtgtttttgatttggcTGCTCTTAAGGACAAAACGTATCATGGGTTTAAGCTCTATTGTCCTAGTGGGTGTCTGTATAACTCTTGGTGTGAAAAGTAACCTTGTCTTTTGCCTGTGTGTGTCTCCTGGAAACTTGAGAGCGGATGGTCTCTTTTGCGCACAAGTAATAATCAAAATCCAATTATTCAAGCCTCTTTGAGTACCAACACCGTGTCTGACGCTTTATCGAGATTGGAAGCTCATCTTGATTTCTAGTAAACAATCAAATAGACTGCCAGTATAACAAAGTCACTCCTGTTGCAAACGGCTCAAATGCAATTCCAAAtatcatttttgataaaccTAGTCCCATTACAACCCAATATCACTCAATAATTGCATTTgctttttgatttcttcattaGCAGCTTGATCTTTCTTCTTATTTTCTTCGTCTTTAACATAATCTTCCTTTATCAGCTCTAATGACTTAAGATTATCTTTCTTAGCATCATTTGCATTGGTGGTCTCTTTTAGTAGTTGTGTTacttcattgaattcacTTATGTCAGCATTTAACCTGTCTAGTTTCATtttagttgattttgattttgatttggaaacGGTGGGGGTAGACTTGTGACTGGGTTTCTGCTTGGTTTTAGTTTTCTGGATTTTGTTATTGGATTTACTCTTCATTGGCATGTTTGTTGGGGGTAGAATGTGTCTATGGGGTGTCCCTATCAGTTCATCTTCTCTGAGCTTCTTTGTgagaaaataaaaaaataatataaaaaaaattttggtgatgatcAATCTCATCTCATCTCCAACGACTAATAAACCTACAAACTCCCCCATCCAAAATGCCTTCGACACATAACAGAGATAAGCCATGGGACACCCCCGATATAGATAAATGGGCTATTGAAGAATTCAAACCAGAACATAACGCAAGCGGTCTACATTTTACTGAAGAATCATCATTTATGACATTATTCCCCAAATATCGTGAACAATATCTTAGAAGTATATGGAGTGATGTAACAAAGGCATTGGACAAGCATTTTATACGATGTGAATTAGATCTTGTAGAAGGATCAATGACGGTAAAAACTACAACCAAGACATTTGATCCCGCAATGATTATTAAAGCTCGTGATTTAATTAAATTGTTGGCTAGGTCAGTTCCATTCCCACAAGCAGTCAAGATTTTACAAGACGATATTGCTTGTGATGTGATCAAGATTGGTAATTTTGTTACCAATAAAGATcgttttatcaaaagaagacAAAGATTAGTGGGTCCCAATGGTAATACATTGAAAGCATTGGAATTATTGACAAAATGTTATATATTAGTACAAGGAAACACAGTTAGTGCTATGGGTCCATACAAAGGTTTAAAAGAAGTTAGAAGAGTAGTTGAAGATTGTATGAAAAATATTCATCCAATCTACTACatcaaagaattgatgataaagcaagaattacaaaaaaaCCCCGAACTAGCTCATGAAGATTGGTCAAGATTTTTGccaagtttcaaaaagagaaatgtTGCCAGAAAGAAAGTCAGCAAGAAGAATAAAGCGGAAAAGAAGGTTTATACTCCATTCCCACCTGCTCAACAACCACGTAAGGttgatttacaaattgaaagtgGTGAATATTTCCTCGGTAAACGTgagaaagaattgaagaagttgcAAGAAAAGAGAGCTCAACAGGAAGAAAATAGTGAGTTAAAGAGACAAGAAAGAGCTAAAGATTATGTTGCTCCAGAAGAGGAAGATTATGAGAATAAACTTTTAGGTAGTGAAAAGAAGGacaagaaagagaagaaagagaagaaagaaaagaaagaaaagaaggaaaagaaggaaaagaagagaaagtCAGGTGTTGATTCAGAAGACGAGGGTTCCAAACACAAGAAATCTAAAAAATCCAAAGATTGAGTTGATTAAGCCAAAATAAATGAATGTTGAAATAACCTacttttttgaataaattcGACATTATATTGCCAGGATGTCGTTTATATGATCTGTTCCTCTCAGTACTCTAATAGCTGTTTACAAACTTCGTAGAGTTAGTCCTCTTTAATACCAGAAAATTCAAGGCTAAAATATTAAAAGTATTTCGGTTGTCATGTAACGTATAGGACCAATTACTTAAATTGGACAATTGGTCTACACTTATATAGTAACAAACAATGTCGCAAAAACCTTTATTTCGTTTTGTCGTCTgatttttgtatttttgaCGACACACAAGaattaaaaacaataatTTAAAGTTCGAAGGTGGTAGCGTATCTGTCTCAATTAAGTATGCCAGTTTCCCAATTAGGCTGTCACTACACAGAAGAAATAAAGTCAGTAATAAATTACTACAGGCTTTGGCTCTCAATGGGTGTTCATACCCATACGAACGAGTAAGTGGTTAGTTCAGCTTACACTTCCATTGATTAGCTTCTGAATATTTCTACACCGCTGACATCTAACACAACATTCTTTAACCTCTTTTGTCAGGTCTGCTGCTATCTCACATGTAAGAAGTGTTGTTTCGTATATTGATACTGATTACATAATTTCTTATCTAAGTGTTTAcataaagaaaaatttattttttttggaGAGAGAAGCAGACAAAACGGCTTGTCAATGATCTGGTAACCACACTTATTATCTactcaatatcaaatcctTCCTACAAGCACCACACATTCCTTTCAGTCCATACTTCACCACATTCACACTGGCATCACTCTTTTTGCATTCAACTTAGCATAGTCTTTCATTACCacacttttctttttttatataCGCATGGCTCATCTCATTCAATGTCCAAATTAGATCAAATACTTGCATTTGCTGAAGAGATAGAATCACGATCAGATAGACTAGCTGATGCCGCTTCTACTTCAATAGATCTAATAAGTCACATATCAtacatcaatcaacaattacTCCATAATGATCATGATATAGATGAAATCCGACATTTAATGGATAATAATCAATCGTgcttgattcaattgaatgcGTTGAATGAAAGGACTTTTTATTTGGAATCGAATCTACCGATAAATGATTATATTACCAATCAGACCAGTTTtgagaatttgaattctGAGTATAATCATATATTACTGAAATTGGAAGTAAATAATCATGTAACTGAAGAGTTTGAGGAAGACGAGGCTATACAGCACgatttacaacaattgaatatcGATGATAGTTATATCGATGGTGAcagtgatgaagaagatgatgaagacgaagatgaagacgaagaagaatacCTCAATGAGAATGAATCGACATCACCTACACTTGAACCACCAGATTTAAAAAagatgatttcaatatcaaatttacAACTAAAACCAATGAGATGcgcatcttcatcatcaacaaccgCACCTCCTCTGCAACCGCGATcaatacaaaagaaaaagtctAGGTATAGACTTTCAAGCATATATAATATCAATCCAGTGGCacttgaagaagatgcaaTCTTACATTCAAACacaacttcatcttttgcctcttcttcatcatcaccacctTCTGAAGATAGTGATagaatgatgaagaatagTTTAtctcaatcttttgataCCATTGAATCGCATTTCTCCAATCATACCCCATTGAACAAGCAAGACAATCAGTATGATGTAATCTCCAAGGAAGCAGAAGATGAAGTAACTGAAATCTTGCCTAATCCATCCCCTGCGTCAACAACACTACATAAGCACGCTCGATCAAACTCGCTACCTACTTCATCTACCAAATCCGTCGATCAAACTGATTTATTTAAGGAACTCGATTATCAAGATGATTATTTACGTTTTAATCGATTGAGACATTTCATCAGTATTAGTAATTTACCCAAGCgtaccaaaattgaaactccTGAGGAAGAAATGggtgatgatttgttttatcaagagtttgaaaaatcattaACCCCACAACAATGTTTGGATAATTGTGATGTTTGCTCAGTTATATCTGATATTTCATATTATTCACCTGAAAAACAACAGGGTAGTCATGGGGAGGAAAATATTAACAATTTGGAGTTTGACACATATAGTTCATTCTTGCGTAAGTCtaaattgaacttgaatGAAGCTTATCATAACGCATTTCCTCATTTATACAGACCACATCAAGAACATAATGAACCATCCAACAAGAATGattcacaacaacaacaacaacagcagcagcatcCACATGCTCAAGAGAGTCATGTTAGTCACAATTTTAAAAACCCCATTACTACAATAGGCAGCACTATATCACATACAGTAAGTCCTACCTTGGACACCGCTTTTGAACAACAGTACCCCGTATCAGCGACTCAATCATCGGATAAATTGTCATCACGTAAATTGCTAACTCAAGTGATTTCAAGGAGTCCAGCAACTGTCAACAGAAATGCATTTGCCACTCCATCAACCCTGCCCAAACAAGCACCATCATTGTTTGCTTCTTCTCCCCCATTGCCCATCAAACGCAATACACCTTCATCATCGAAGATCAACTCGGTCGTGACGAAATCTTCACCCTCGACAGCCACTTCCCCATCGCTGCTTACATTTggctcatcatcatcatcaccatcaccatcatcatctccTTCATTCACACACAATCTCATCAACTTTATGTCAATCTCCAAAATGCATCGTCATAGGCAACCgcaccaacaacaaggcGTTCACCTACTATACAATGACAATCCATTTGCACCACCTGTTGTGTCCACAAAACCACCGACTCCAGAAAAGATTCgacaattgaagaaacaaaaacgATTGAAACGATACGTTCCTATACTGGTCCCTAATGAAGCACAATTGAAACGAATACCACCACAATTGGGAGGAGCTAGTGGTGATAGTTTACGAAATGACGGATCTTTTTCTAAGTTGACAATATTACGAAATCAAAAGTATATCAATCATGGTGATTCTTCGGTGTTTAGTAATCCTATAATACGCGGTTGTAATCAAGATGCTATACGTGAAGCATTAAGTGCAAGTCTACTAGAATAAACAAACCTATAATAGCcaacacacacacacacattTAACTACGTCGTTACATTTTACTTCTTGTGCAATTTTTTAGTTAATTACTTTAATCTATAAGAAATCAGAACTCGAAAATAATTTCAGCGAAGTAGACCCTGACCGTTCTCTTCTCGAATTATGTaaactttgttcaattgcTCGTTCTTTAAAGCTCTTATACTGTTGTCCATGCTGGTTGTTCTTGGCCAGTTTCGATGACATATAAGTTATTGATGCTTTTGATCCTGATACAACTTTATATTGTTTACTAATGGTGACTCCGGAAAACTGTTGTTTACCCTGCTTATTGTATGTGATTCCTTTTTGTTCTTggaatgatttgaatgattttgttatGGATGGTTTCTTAAATATGGGcataaattcatcatcatcgtcatcgtcGATGACGTCGAGGTTGATTTGgtcgttgttgttgttgttgttgttgttattgtagttgacttcatcatcatctttgtCAGTATCTCCACCATCTTGTCTGTTTTCATCCACGTCAGTAGGTTCATCTTGATccaattttctctttttggAATTAACTTGTTTTCGATCGATGTTGGTAACTTGTCGATTCGATTGAAGAACActctttgatttcaatgcaaagatatcatcaacatcttcatcatcatcatcagataTGCCATGTTGTAATTTAGACAATCTTTGTATACGATTATATCCagaatcatcatcatcataaacTGATTGATACAAGAATGataatttattttgaacaaatgaTTCTTCGATTTTAATCGTTTGTTTCAATGGTGCTTCTTTCTCCAATGaatcctcttcatcttcaatctcaacaaaatctttatCACCTGAACTTGGCTTCTTCTTACTAGATTCattttttccttcaacGAATGGATTTCCCGTCGCATCTCCAAACGCTTCAACATCGCTATCACTATCAATCACAATAACTTCATGTTTATCTTGAATAGTATCAAAAAACGCCTTGGATTTCTCATCTTTACTTAAAGCTTGCAACTTCTTATTCTGCAACAatcgttgttgttgttcaattaatttttgttttcgaTAAGCAGCTAACAATTGATCTTCTTCGTCactcaattcaatatcaaaaccATTATTATTGGCGCCAACTCgtttaatcaatttatgATTCTTGATATCATCTaataatttttccaattctcGTTGATCTTtaatttgatattcttCCATAAACTTTTTACgaatttcatcatcttgtaaatcaatatttaaattattatcaatcattttttcatcttcagaaTTGGCAATATCGGAAAATTCGCCATCAACTCCACCTAGTCCCTTCCATTCGTCTTCAGATTCTTCTGCTTCTCCGTCAAACATTGATCTGGCTCCGcttttttccaattctttccGACGTTTACGAGCTTGCAACTCTTTTCTACGGATCTTTTGTTCATATTCTTTGATTCtttgttgtaaaatttcCGGATCTTCTTTATTTGTACCTGCTTCATCCGCCTCTTCATCCTTATCTAGCTGATCTTCTGGttcttctttgatttgcatcattttgtttctcATTGCTTTGCGACCCTTGTTGACGCGCGCTGGAGTTATCAAatcgtcatcgtcatcatcaacaacagctcTACTACTCTTCTCGTCTGCTTGGGTATATAgttctttgttgatgacTTGAGTTTCCAAATCGTCCTCCAAAAGCGAATTGTCAACTTGAGTCGGCTGATCGACTTGGGTCTGATGTTGCAGTTGCGATTGCGATTGAGTGAGATCTTTAAACAGAGGTAATTTAGGTTCACATTTGACTTGCGCATCTCCTTGCGTCGACATAAAAGAATTATCCTTATCTCttggttgcaaattctGGAACAATTCATGACTATCATCATCGTGAGTAACAAGATTCTGTTCACCTTCGTTGTCGTTAAAAGAGGAGTTGATGTCGCTGAATTCAACCTCTTTGTTgtcttcctcttcttcgCCAACATCATCGTCTTGGTCTTGGTCATCAGAGTTGTAATCGCTATCTGGAACCTCTGAGCCTGCAACATCACTCTCTGGTATATCTTGGTCACATTCACCATCATCCCCACTTTCCACCATTTTCATTCCCAATTTCTTACCCAATAGAGCCAATTTGGCTCTTTCTTGTaacttttccttctttctAATCTTTCTCACCCTTTCCATTTCTCTTTCTAATAGCGAAGCCATTGactcttcatctttttcaagttcCTCCATCAAGGCATGTTCAGGATCATTCATTTTATGAACTTTCAATTGGTctatatttcttttttgcaattgctTGAAAAAATTACTTTGTCGATTATGCTTATCTGTGTCCTTTGCAGTATGTTTGGAATTTTGatactttttctttgcaaaACGCTGTCTTATGAGGAATTTCTGTTCTTTTGTAAGTTCAGGGATCACATCCAATTCTGTGGCATGATTAGAGAAACGAGAATTGTGTTGAGTTCTCAatggtgaagatgaatGGCCTATTTCAGCATCAGAGTCTGAATCTAAATTAATCACAGGTCCTTTGTTATGCTGATTATTTGAAGGCGAGCTTGGTAAGTTTTGCTTCAATCTTTGAGCATACAATTCAAGTGGATTTGATGATTGTGTTGGTTTTGAATGTATctgaaacaaatcaaatgtatTGTCTTTAACTGGGGATGTTGTTGGGCTTGATTTCAACACCTCATCCATAGTTGGCGAAGAAGGTTGCTGAGCTTGGGTGGCTTTTTTAGTCAAGCCAAAAAtgtcttcatcttcatcttcatcgtcggaaaacaaatccaaaaactTTTCCTTGGTAAACActtgttttctttcaaaatcaggcctaatatcaatttgacgctttt is from Candida orthopsilosis Co 90-125, chromosome 1 draft sequence and encodes:
- a CDS encoding Gin4 autophosphorylated kinase, whose product is MSHSRSASISSSIASTTAHHNHPQSIGPWKLGKTLGRGATGRVLLATHQSTGQKAAVKVVSKSELREEEEEEEDGGATTTANNNNGEGLPYGIEREIIIMKLLTHPNVLRLYDVWETSKALYLVLEYVEGGELFDLLVELGPLQEPEAIKYFRQIVLGTAYCHALGICHRDLKPENLLLDAQLNVKLADFGMAALESNGKLLETSCGSPHYAAPEIVSGLKYHGAASDVWSCGVILFALLTGRLPFDDENIRNLLLKVQAGSYEMPADEISREAQDLIMKMLEVDPIKRITTENILKHPLLTKYPISNEDLISEKSLPHPETAHKSLGSVKNIDKQILSNLSILWNDRSEQDIIKCLLSNGPNPEKTFYALLLRYRHSSNDQQPPTKSTSFDNKISRSASIGRSPAGRKRTSQISVSRPTSFQYKNGFGSSGSNTSNNRIAHARLSAASSVNNSPRKVVKKRQSFARSPSGSPTKTKSKQPPSSNIKATPRNIYDDIVKSQSTQSVAPPLPSKDSYYNDKTTALPKLAENPVVDESPNLLQSAKAPTSKRSSMVNKNTNNNSKRLSKRKSIRASMTAGLKRNSITMKMLSVYTKLAGEDDWEYVDKQTKRTSAAFAALCDKIFNQEDYNKEDEELVDPDELEAREYERLMEIERKKHEAELKARKELEKKKRRSKRRSLLSSRKLSIIVKEDDEQQDSQMESINEQEITQPKRQSKHMGALRALSEGQAKSDDLTMEDVEQLKRRSASQPVKRRTHTPILTRRPVSRLDPLWQAHHNEKIERAQDALENEWKGSKKKDEEVKTKKKINRESMVSVMDDIVEDDGNNTGKRRPSKDSYYDEHEDFELPEPDVVDSNLSDEYMSEIRKSRLLNSQKSLNKIAGNNEQKTLISGVKIPNVTRKSRHFSNSNKRLSVLSMYSTKESYRDLNSIIESHVPDKDDEPPIPPLRTSFADRLDKAGLPEEDEDGELNDGHSVIDFDQHLADKRYSYYDSSNKRVSRASTTRRYSKSARPESKVPALPTDDSENTFNSKGEPTGKKHHKTASDGSSDTDDVFEKIKLPEGKSSKSSIDALANGTSTSGHKQSNQIKQNSINAPEKKLPHETSQPMLKVRDPKPNTANAPPPPPHKKPLDDKTNNYSEPNNTKPRKGSFLRMFSRGSKKSTDEGSRSTNNNQLPSPVESHEEKPKSSFLRWFSSSSANTPVLDSEIRRFATLLPREEMLSALFTLLKSWSNFGLKDLKNDSLSYTITGAISKYNSFDLKSCKFRIRVAPKDLNQKSEIICARIKGSKVTTDTLFNEIEKVLEKEGVMDK
- a CDS encoding Krr1 protein (nucleolar protein), with amino-acid sequence MPSTHNRDKPWDTPDIDKWAIEEFKPEHNASGLHFTEESSFMTLFPKYREQYLRSIWSDVTKALDKHFIRCELDLVEGSMTVKTTTKTFDPAMIIKARDLIKLLARSVPFPQAVKILQDDIACDVIKIGNFVTNKDRFIKRRQRLVGPNGNTLKALELLTKCYILVQGNTVSAMGPYKGLKEVRRVVEDCMKNIHPIYYIKELMIKQELQKNPELAHEDWSRFLPSFKKRNVARKKVSKKNKAEKKVYTPFPPAQQPRKVDLQIESGEYFLGKREKELKKLQEKRAQQEENSELKRQERAKDYVAPEEEDYENKLLGSEKKDKKEKKEKKEKKEKKEKKEKKRKSGVDSEDEGSKHKKSKKSKD
- a CDS encoding Gin1 protein (protein involved in regulation of DNA-damage-induced filamentous growth), translating into MVFGIDRVAKLRNLANLFSRILYRRSFNHTQMESAEGIERKYTQMLNFLSDKHPSMDLEHSNDENLDVSKQPNNTTSMLGFDLSDDFMNNVANNKSEGPDLSILDKVRSRLLGENKGQQSLDDTQKIDQGETQIVQEEPLDNRFQLLPQLEVDESEYNQSTQAIDAKSHLHQEFGPTQVVHKNLEATHVIENGSALGPTQILGSGNTQPEQTTPSKSTFDTTQVIPRKDLQNLFVESEDEEEAQPMTSQERQRKIAQLAEEKRQARLQKEREELEQDMTKGSLTDEEEELNTEANDTVVSSHMKSDGLSTKDLEKAQEFINIQKRQIDIRPDFERKQVFTKEKFLDLFSDDEDEDEDIFGLTKKATQAQQPSSPTMDEVLKSSPTTSPVKDNTFDLFQIHSKPTQSSNPLELYAQRLKQNLPSSPSNNQHNKGPVINLDSDSDAEIGHSSSPLRTQHNSRFSNHATELDVIPELTKEQKFLIRQRFAKKKYQNSKHTAKDTDKHNRQSNFFKQLQKRNIDQLKVHKMNDPEHALMEELEKDEESMASLLEREMERVRKIRKKEKLQERAKLALLGKKLGMKMVESGDDGECDQDIPESDVAGSEVPDSDYNSDDQDQDDDVGEEEEDNKEVEFSDINSSFNDNEGEQNLVTHDDDSHELFQNLQPRDKDNSFMSTQGDAQVKCEPKLPSFKDLTQSQSQSQHQTQVDQPTQVDNSLLEDDLETQVINKELYTQADEKSSRAVVDDDDDDLITPARVNKGRKAMRNKMMQIKEEPEDQLDKDEEADEAGTNKEDPEILQQRIKEYEQKIRRKELQARKRRKELEKSGARSMFDGEAEESEDEWKGLGGVDGEFSDIANSEDEKMIDNNLNIDLQDDEIRKKFMEEYQIKDQRELEKLLDDIKNHKLIKRVGANNNGFDIELSDEEDQLLAAYRKQKLIEQQQRLLQNKKLQALSKDEKSKAFFDTIQDKHEVIVIDSDSDVEAFGDATGNPFVEGKNESSKKKPSSGDKDFVEIEDEEDSLEKEAPLKQTIKIEESFVQNKLSFLYQSVYDDDDSGYNRIQRLSKLQHGISDDDDEDVDDIFALKSKSVLQSNRQVTNIDRKQVNSKKRKLDQDEPTDVDENRQDGGDTDKDDDEVNYNNNNNNNNNDQINLDVIDDDDDDEFMPIFKKPSITKSFKSFQEQKGITYNKQGKQQFSGVTISKQYKVVSGSKASITYMSSKSAKNNQHGQQYKSFKERAIEQSLHNSRRERSGSTSSKLFSSSDFL